A window from Amblyomma americanum isolate KBUSLIRL-KWMA chromosome 7, ASM5285725v1, whole genome shotgun sequence encodes these proteins:
- the LOC144097407 gene encoding uncharacterized protein LOC144097407, producing the protein MEDIPSHSDEAEVQLPTKSEELNVKEPKDDGNKSVVVEAKAPQKLPVIEDPPKRRVEKHYPCPICGAVFAHRSVLLTHNRTHTGEKPHQCRVCNKRFTQPGVLKRHSLTHTGERPHQCHVCNKKFSQKAHLKSHLLTHTGEKPYECQVCNKKFSQSCHMKRHVLTHSTAKPYTCNVCMASFSLKARLDFHLRSHNGDKSYECYVCHQKFSQLQHMRDHLRSHVGEKGYSCNRCAATFTQKSALVDHRRAHLDERCFECPECSKKFFQRQHLQIHLRTHTGERPYACATCGATFRQKGALGVHERTHTGEKPFECGLCGRKFSQGSHLEIHLRTHTGEKPYACPTCGATFRQKSGLGVHQRTHTGDKPYGCQECPKRFTQRSHLEIHMRTHTGEKPFACSTCPATFRQKNALDVHRRTHTGEKPFECHLCPRKFAVRANRDQHLRTHNDTKRFDSCSGSTPDAAKFGGGDGSSPNDVLPTAQPSEMPYSDDTCSLDDGPDRFEAESDECSQL; encoded by the coding sequence ATGGAAGACATTCCTTCTCATTCGGACGAAGCCGAAGTACAACTCCCGACAAAATCCGAAGAACTGAATGTTAAAGAACCTAAAGATGACGGTAACAAATCTGTAGTCGTTGAAGCAAAGGCACCGCAGAAACTGCCTGTGATCGAAGACCCTCCTAAACGCAGGGTCGAAAAGCACTATCCGTGTCCCATATGCGGAGCTGTATTCGCTCATCGCTCGGTTTTGCTCACTCATAACCGGACCCACACCGGTGAAAAGCCGCACCAATGCCGCGTGTGCAACAAGAGGTTCACTCAACCTGGTGTCCTGAAAAGGCACTCGCTTACGCACACAGGTGAGAGACCTCACCAATGTCATGTGTGTAACAAGAAATTCTCTCAGAAAGCCCACCTCAAAAGCCACCTGCTCACACACACCGGAGAAAAGCCTTACGAGTGTCAGGTGTGCAACAAGAAGTTCTCCCAGTCGTGCCACATGAAAAGGCACGTGCTAACGCATTCCACAGCGAAGCCTTACACGTGCAACGTCTGTATGGCCTCTTTCTCGCTTAAGGCTAGGCTCGACTTTCATCTACGCAGTCACAACGGTGACAAGTCGTACGAGTGTTACGTGTGCCACCAGAagttttcccaactgcagcaCATGCGAGACCACCTACGCTCTCACGTCGGCGAGAAGGGTTATTCTTGCAACCGCTGTGCTGCAACCTTCACTCAGAAAAGCGCGCTCGTCGACCACAGGCGCGCACACCTGGATGAAAGGTGTTTCGAATGTCCCGAGTGCTCCAAGAAATTCTTCCAGCGCCAGCACCTCCAAATACACCTCCGCACGCACACTGGAGAGCGGCCTTACGCGTGTGCCACCTGCGGTGCGACGTTCAGGCAGAAGGGAGCTCTCGGCGTTCACGAACGCACGCATACCGGTGAAAAACCGTTCGAGTGTGGCTTGTGCGGGAGGAAGTTTTCGCAGGGCTCGCACCTGGAGATTCACCTgcgcacccacacgggtgagaaACCGTACGCTTGTCCCACCTGCGGTGCGACTTTCAGGCAGAAGAGCGGGCTCGGCGTTCACCAACGCACGCACACGGGTGACAAGCCGTACGGCTGCCAGGAGTGCCCCAAACGATTCACGCAACGTTCGCACCTGGAGATCCACATGCGCACGCACACGGGAGAGAAGCCCTTCGCGTGCTCCACGTGCCCTGCAACCTTCAGGCAGAAGAACGCTCTGGACGTTCACCGACGCACCCACACGGGAGAGAAGCCCTTCGAGTGTCACCTGTGCCCGAGGAAGTTCGCGGTCCGAGCAAACCGCGATCAGCATTTGCGCACGCACAATGACACGAAGCGTTTCGACTCCTGCAGCGGATCCACGCCTGACGCCGCAAAGTTTGGGGGCGGGGACGGAAGCAGCCCAAATGATGTCTTGCCGACAGCGCAACCTTCTGAGATGCCGTATTCTGACGACACTTGCTCACTCGATGACGGACCTGACCGGTTTGAAGCTGAGTCGGATGAGTGCTCACAGTTGTAG